A window of Blastomonas sp. SL216 contains these coding sequences:
- a CDS encoding pentapeptide repeat-containing protein, with protein MLRTLAVLCAAVLATAPAYAQSDVPCETMLGDFWGEKEPQANVPTIDGTTIRSPAELAKAVDKGAIIQGGNFAGWDFRRAALTNACFVEADLKASQWDGARVPGIGFIKSNLTDASLVGIKAPGILLRDANLTNVKAGRADFSGGMLEGGWFDGSVDGLDLDGANLSGFAFSCGITLSDGCPLYGSDKGISARGANLSRAKLSSFHRYSLSDIALVGALLDRTEISPAQLASLKGRMISHPLVLVGGDSRIELTAAEAQTLADDAAIADSGDQGPSFDCARAASPAEKMLCLPDNRDLASADRTLAQTFSQARKVRPQLVAEQRQWLRQRDGCMAQEFPSDCLRTAYAERQGQLLGALGEGNWLKPGEGALFIDDELPVSDAMRASPLFARIAPLLAQASMGYAYVERTADGRYQTSGESIGANAHTCTLGASGLSLDPLSGWYGLRDDESNRWIRIVQIDRDWLRVFANGHPYGEGAEGSADYASCGARAAFGPMRRIALPPEVLKSYAARADMEQ; from the coding sequence ATGTTGCGGACTCTGGCCGTTCTGTGCGCTGCCGTGCTGGCAACCGCGCCCGCCTATGCCCAGTCGGACGTTCCGTGCGAGACGATGCTGGGCGATTTCTGGGGAGAGAAAGAGCCTCAGGCCAATGTCCCGACGATTGACGGCACGACGATCCGCTCGCCTGCCGAGCTCGCCAAGGCGGTGGACAAGGGCGCGATCATCCAGGGCGGCAATTTTGCGGGATGGGATTTCCGCCGCGCCGCGCTGACCAACGCCTGTTTCGTCGAAGCCGATCTGAAGGCAAGCCAATGGGATGGCGCACGCGTTCCCGGAATCGGCTTCATCAAGTCGAACCTGACCGATGCCTCGCTGGTCGGCATCAAGGCCCCGGGAATTCTGCTGCGCGACGCCAATCTCACCAACGTGAAGGCGGGGAGGGCCGATTTCAGCGGCGGCATGCTGGAGGGCGGCTGGTTTGACGGCAGCGTAGATGGCCTCGACCTGGACGGGGCGAACCTTTCCGGCTTTGCCTTTTCCTGCGGCATCACCCTGTCCGATGGTTGCCCGCTCTATGGCAGCGACAAGGGCATTTCGGCGCGGGGTGCCAATCTCAGCCGGGCGAAGCTCAGCAGCTTTCACCGTTACAGCCTTTCCGACATTGCGCTGGTTGGCGCGCTGCTCGACCGAACCGAAATCTCGCCCGCACAGCTCGCGAGCCTGAAGGGGCGGATGATCTCTCACCCGCTGGTGCTGGTGGGCGGCGATAGCAGGATCGAACTCACCGCAGCAGAGGCGCAGACGCTCGCTGATGATGCCGCCATTGCCGATAGCGGCGACCAGGGGCCATCGTTCGACTGCGCCCGTGCCGCCAGTCCTGCGGAAAAGATGCTGTGCCTGCCCGATAACCGCGACCTGGCTTCAGCCGATCGCACACTAGCGCAAACCTTCAGCCAGGCGCGCAAGGTGCGTCCCCAACTGGTGGCCGAGCAGCGCCAATGGCTCAGGCAGCGCGATGGCTGCATGGCGCAGGAGTTCCCCTCCGACTGTCTGCGGACCGCTTATGCCGAGCGGCAGGGGCAACTGCTGGGGGCTCTGGGTGAAGGCAACTGGCTGAAGCCCGGCGAAGGCGCCTTGTTCATCGATGACGAATTGCCGGTGAGCGATGCGATGCGGGCATCGCCGTTGTTCGCGCGCATTGCGCCGCTGCTGGCGCAGGCGTCGATGGGCTATGCCTATGTCGAGCGGACGGCCGATGGGCGTTACCAGACCAGCGGCGAATCCATCGGCGCCAACGCGCACACCTGCACGCTGGGTGCGTCAGGGCTCAGCCTCGATCCCCTCAGCGGCTGGTACGGATTGAGGGACGACGAGAGCAACCGCTGGATCAGGATCGTCCAGATCGACCGCGACTGGTTGCGCGTCTTTGCCAACGGGCACCCTTATGGCGAGGGTGCCGAAGGATCGGCCGATTATGCAAGCTGCGGCGCACGCGCGGCTTTTGGTCCGATGCGGCGGATCGCGCTGCCGCCCGAAGTGCTCAAAAGCTATGCCGCGAGGGCCGATATGGAACAATGA
- a CDS encoding histidine triad nucleotide-binding protein → MPIDPTLPYDDQNIFAKILRGEIPCSKVHEDDHVLAFHDINPQAPTHVLVIPKAPFVSWDDFSARGTDEQIAAFVRGVGEVARKLGLVEPGYRLLANIGLDAHQEVPHLHVHLFAGRPLGPMLMRG, encoded by the coding sequence ATGCCGATCGACCCGACTTTGCCCTATGACGATCAGAATATCTTCGCGAAGATCCTGCGAGGCGAAATCCCCTGCAGCAAGGTGCACGAGGATGACCATGTGCTGGCCTTTCACGACATCAACCCCCAGGCACCGACGCATGTGCTGGTGATCCCCAAGGCGCCGTTTGTCAGCTGGGACGATTTTTCCGCGCGCGGCACGGATGAACAGATCGCAGCCTTTGTCCGCGGCGTCGGCGAGGTCGCGCGCAAGCTCGGGCTGGTCGAGCCGGGCTATCGGCTGCTCGCCAATATCGGGCTGGATGCGCATCAGGAAGTGCCGCACCTGCACGTCCATCTGTTCGCCGGTCGCCCGCTGGGGCCGATGCTGATGCGCGGCTGA
- a CDS encoding phosphoribosyl-ATP diphosphatase — translation MADPIIERLEAVIAERRTASPDSSYVAKLTARGRPRIAQKIGEEAVEAVIAAIQGDGKGVVSESADLLFHLLVLLADMGLSWSDVLAELDAREGTSGIAEKQSRPKE, via the coding sequence ATGGCAGACCCAATCATCGAACGGCTCGAAGCCGTCATCGCCGAGCGGCGCACGGCATCGCCCGACAGCAGCTATGTTGCCAAGCTGACTGCACGCGGTCGCCCGCGTATTGCGCAGAAGATCGGCGAAGAGGCCGTCGAAGCGGTGATCGCCGCGATCCAGGGCGATGGCAAGGGCGTGGTCAGCGAAAGCGCCGACCTGCTGTTCCACCTGCTCGTGCTGCTCGCCGATATGGGCCTGAGCTGGTCCGACGTGCTGGCCGAGCTCGATGCCCGTGAAGGCACATCCGGCATTGCCGAGAAACAGTCCCGTCCCAAGGAGTAA
- the hisF gene encoding imidazole glycerol phosphate synthase subunit HisF — translation MSVRVRVIPCLDVANGRVVKGVNFVDLRDAGDPVEQARAYDAAGADELCFLDISASHEARGTIIDVVRKTAEVCFMPVTVGGGVRSAEDARALLLAGADKVAVNSAAVARPEVVADIAERFGSQCIVASIDARRRENGEGWEIFTHGGRKATGIDAINHALNLTRLGAGELLVTSMDRDGTRDGYDLELIRTIADQVDIPIVASGGVGHIGHLVEGVTRGHASAVLAASIFHFGEASIADAHRALAEAGLPARSH, via the coding sequence ATGAGCGTCCGGGTCCGCGTCATCCCCTGTCTCGACGTCGCCAATGGCCGCGTGGTCAAGGGCGTGAATTTCGTGGACCTGCGCGATGCGGGCGATCCGGTCGAGCAGGCACGCGCCTATGACGCTGCCGGTGCCGATGAGCTTTGCTTTCTCGACATTTCCGCCAGCCACGAGGCGCGCGGGACGATCATCGATGTGGTGCGCAAGACCGCAGAGGTCTGCTTCATGCCGGTCACGGTCGGCGGCGGCGTGCGCAGCGCCGAAGATGCGCGCGCGCTGCTGCTGGCAGGCGCGGACAAGGTGGCGGTGAACAGCGCCGCGGTCGCGCGGCCCGAAGTGGTCGCCGATATCGCCGAGCGCTTCGGCAGCCAGTGCATCGTCGCCTCGATCGATGCGCGGCGGCGCGAGAATGGCGAGGGCTGGGAAATCTTCACCCATGGCGGCCGCAAGGCGACAGGGATCGATGCGATCAACCACGCGCTCAACCTCACCCGGCTGGGGGCAGGCGAACTGCTTGTCACCTCGATGGACCGCGACGGAACGCGCGATGGTTATGACCTCGAGCTGATCCGGACCATTGCCGATCAGGTCGACATCCCTATCGTTGCCAGCGGCGGGGTTGGGCATATCGGCCATCTGGTCGAGGGCGTGACCAGGGGGCATGCCAGCGCGGTGCTGGCGGCGTCGATCTTCCATTTCGGTGAAGCGAGCATCGCCGACGCCCATCGCGCACTGGCCGAGGCGGGACTTCCAGCGCGCTCGCACTGA
- the hisA gene encoding 1-(5-phosphoribosyl)-5-[(5-phosphoribosylamino)methylideneamino]imidazole-4-carboxamide isomerase: MSIIVFPAIDLKGGQVVRLAEGDMDRATVYGDDPAAQATLFAEAGAQHLHVVDLDGAFAGEAVNRTAVEAIIRSFPGYLQLGGGIRTRTAVESWFDLGVARVVIGTAALTDPEFVRDMAKAYEGGIVVAVDARDGMVATHGWADVSDVPVADMARRFEDAGVASLLFTDVGRDGLLKGCNIDATVALARTTDIPVIASGGVKGLDDIHLLSLHAEDGIEGVITGRALYDGRLDLATAIAMATRG; encoded by the coding sequence ATGAGCATCATCGTCTTTCCCGCCATCGACCTGAAGGGCGGCCAGGTCGTCCGCCTGGCCGAGGGTGATATGGACCGCGCCACCGTCTATGGCGACGACCCGGCAGCCCAGGCGACGCTGTTCGCTGAAGCCGGTGCCCAGCATCTGCATGTTGTCGATCTCGATGGCGCGTTCGCGGGCGAGGCGGTCAATCGCACCGCGGTGGAGGCGATCATCAGGAGCTTTCCCGGCTATCTCCAGCTTGGCGGCGGCATCCGCACCCGCACGGCGGTGGAGAGCTGGTTCGATCTGGGCGTGGCGCGCGTGGTCATCGGCACCGCGGCGCTCACCGATCCCGAATTCGTGCGCGACATGGCCAAGGCCTATGAAGGCGGCATCGTCGTTGCGGTCGATGCGCGCGATGGGATGGTCGCGACGCATGGCTGGGCCGATGTTTCCGACGTGCCCGTTGCCGACATGGCACGCCGGTTCGAGGACGCCGGTGTCGCCAGCCTTCTCTTCACCGATGTCGGCCGCGATGGGTTGCTCAAGGGCTGCAATATCGATGCGACCGTGGCGCTGGCGCGTACCACCGACATCCCGGTGATCGCCAGCGGTGGGGTCAAGGGACTGGATGATATCCATCTGCTCAGCCTGCATGCCGAAGACGGCATTGAAGGCGTCATCACGGGCCGCGCGCTTTACGATGGCCGGCTCGATCTTGCCACCGCCATTGCCATGGCCACGCGCGGATGA
- the hisH gene encoding imidazole glycerol phosphate synthase subunit HisH: protein MADRVALIDYGAGNLHSVHNALKAAGAPDIAVTDDPALVYSADRIVLPGVGAFAACMNGLAAIPGMIDALEARVLGDKVPFLGICVGMQLLAERGLEHGTHQGLGWIAGEVRAMQPTHEIKVPHMGWNDVTPSDGAPLVEQGEAYFLHSYHFIAAEAADVAAVTDHGGPVTAAVARGNILGVQFHPEKSQAYGLGLLRRFLDWTVS from the coding sequence GTGGCTGATCGCGTCGCGCTGATCGATTACGGCGCGGGCAACCTGCACAGCGTGCATAATGCGCTGAAAGCCGCCGGAGCTCCCGATATCGCAGTCACCGATGATCCGGCGCTGGTGTATAGTGCGGATCGCATCGTCCTGCCCGGTGTCGGCGCCTTTGCCGCGTGCATGAACGGCCTTGCCGCCATTCCGGGCATGATCGATGCGCTCGAAGCGCGGGTGCTTGGCGACAAGGTGCCGTTTCTGGGCATCTGTGTCGGCATGCAGCTGCTTGCCGAACGCGGGCTGGAACACGGCACGCACCAGGGGCTGGGATGGATCGCCGGCGAAGTGCGCGCGATGCAGCCGACGCACGAGATCAAGGTCCCGCATATGGGCTGGAACGATGTGACCCCGTCTGATGGCGCGCCACTGGTCGAGCAGGGCGAGGCCTATTTCCTCCACAGCTATCATTTCATCGCCGCTGAAGCCGCGGATGTTGCAGCCGTGACCGATCATGGCGGGCCTGTCACCGCCGCCGTGGCGCGCGGCAACATTCTGGGCGTGCAGTTCCATCCGGAAAAGAGCCAGGCCTATGGGCTCGGCCTGCTCCGCCGCTTCCTCGACTGGACCGTTTCATGA
- the hisB gene encoding imidazoleglycerol-phosphate dehydratase HisB, which produces MRTARIERKTHETDIFVELNLDGTGQFDVSTGIGFLDHMVEQFSRHSLIDLTCKIRGDLHVDQHHTTEDCALAIGQALTQALGDKGGIVRYGHAYSPMDETLSRVAVDISGRPYMVWKAAFSQPRLGEMDTELFEHWFHSIAQTAGLTLHIELLYGANNHHICESIYKGFARAMRAAVEIDPRKQGAVPSTKGILGG; this is translated from the coding sequence ATGCGCACCGCCCGGATAGAACGCAAGACCCATGAAACCGACATTTTCGTCGAGCTGAACCTCGACGGGACAGGCCAGTTCGACGTGTCGACCGGCATCGGTTTCCTCGACCATATGGTGGAGCAGTTTTCGCGCCATTCATTGATCGATCTGACCTGCAAGATCAGGGGCGATCTGCATGTCGATCAGCATCACACGACGGAGGATTGCGCGCTCGCCATCGGCCAGGCGCTTACCCAGGCGCTGGGCGACAAGGGTGGGATCGTCCGCTATGGCCATGCCTATTCGCCGATGGACGAGACGCTGAGCCGCGTGGCCGTCGATATCTCGGGCCGCCCTTACATGGTCTGGAAGGCCGCGTTCAGCCAGCCGCGCCTCGGCGAAATGGATACCGAGCTGTTCGAACACTGGTTCCATTCGATCGCGCAGACCGCCGGCCTGACGCTGCACATCGAGCTGCTCTATGGTGCCAACAATCACCATATCTGCGAGAGCATCTACAAGGGCTTCGCCCGCGCGATGCGCGCCGCGGTGGAGATCGATCCACGCAAGCAAGGCGCGGTGCCTTCGACAAAGGGCATATTGGGTGGCTGA
- a CDS encoding ClpXP protease specificity-enhancing factor SspB, producing MSDDAPDSLIPYDEIVQEALRAVVGRVLGEVESNGLPGNHHFYITFKTRSPGVDIPRHLVERFPDEMTIVLQQKFWDLKVEKTGFSVGLSFNRVPAHLFIPFSAITAFVDPAVDFGLQFQVSGDTPPPEPHEAAENDHPGGDGDGSNVVSVDFGKRK from the coding sequence ATGAGTGACGATGCACCCGACAGCCTGATTCCCTATGACGAGATCGTCCAGGAAGCCCTGCGCGCGGTCGTGGGCCGTGTGCTTGGCGAAGTCGAATCGAACGGACTGCCCGGCAACCACCATTTCTACATCACCTTCAAGACTCGCTCGCCCGGCGTGGACATCCCGCGTCATCTGGTCGAGCGCTTTCCGGACGAGATGACGATCGTCCTGCAGCAGAAATTCTGGGACCTGAAGGTCGAGAAGACCGGCTTTTCCGTCGGCCTCAGCTTCAACCGGGTGCCCGCGCACCTGTTCATTCCGTTCAGCGCGATCACCGCATTTGTCGACCCGGCGGTCGATTTCGGCCTGCAGTTCCAGGTTTCGGGTGATACGCCGCCGCCAGAGCCGCATGAAGCGGCCGAAAATGATCACCCCGGCGGCGATGGTGACGGCTCGAATGTCGTCAGCGTGGATTTCGGCAAACGCAAATAG